The DNA region GCGAAGTGATGGTCAGACCATTTTTATCGGTTATTTTTTTGAAAAACGGCAAAGCCATAGGCAGCGACCGCTCCAGTACTGTTTTGAAGAGACTTCCATAGGTTCCGAAATGTACCGGGAAAATATATGCAGCGGCAGCGGCATGGTATATGTCACGATTCAGCTCGTTAATGTCGTCGTGCAGTGCGCATAGCCCGGGTGTTCTTATCCAGCAGGAGAAGCATCCGGTGCATGGGTTTATATTCATGTTCCGTAAAAAATAAGTCGTGCACGGGGTTTTGCTTTGCCGGACTATCTCGTTTTGGATGCGCTCGGACAGCGGTGTTTCTGTTTCGAAAGCATCAATGATAAGGTGCGAATCGGTCATGATATTTTCTCCTTCTAGTGAATGGAACTGTAAGCAGTTGAATAGAAGAAATCAAGAGGCAAAAATTGACAATAATTTATCCCGGGATACAATTCACGACATGAATAAGAATAAAGAAGACGATCATATATTTCTGCCTCGGACACACTTGTTGATGTTATCGGCGGAAGAGGAACTGGGAAATAGTGTTTATGTTTCTCTGGGGGCGACAGTAGACGGGTGTCGCGGCGAAGTAAATCTACGTGGAGCAGCGGTGTGTATGGAAACACTTACGGGAGTGTCGCGGGAGCACAGT from Spartobacteria bacterium includes:
- a CDS encoding flavodoxin family protein; amino-acid sequence: MTDSHLIIDAFETETPLSERIQNEIVRQSKTPCTTYFLRNMNINPCTGCFSCWIRTPGLCALHDDINELNRDIYHAAAAAYIFPVHFGTYGSLFKTVLERSLPMALPFFKKITDKNGLTITSHPARYAHKTKSLLFGIRPPEETKNDDIFHSIVQRLGNEDLIHYTLLTGEESDELLRSTIQTMLRTEEVTS